From the genome of Clavelina lepadiformis chromosome 2, kaClaLepa1.1, whole genome shotgun sequence:
TCGAATAAAAAATCGCACTGAATTTTGTGATTATTCGGCCCAGGCTTAAAGTTGTGTCATATTTTTCGCCTAATGATGACTAGTCTGCTGCAAGTGAAGTACtgtaggttcgaatccagCTGTCAACAATCTGAAGATTTTTCTGCCTCCCAGAAAATATTAGAAATGAAACTAGCACAAAAAAATCTGACATTATTCTGAAGACGCTTTCCTAAGGCAGCAGTGAAGCTTGCAGGCGTCATGTATTCAGTATTCTATGATGTCATGAACAACAAACAATACGACGACCCTTAACGTCACTTGATAGACATGTTACGTTACAAGTGCTGTTGTTTGCCATAACATGTTTCTATAAAACTAGTGCCAATAACGCGGTGAATCGTGGccggttagctcagttggttagagcgtcgtgctaataacgcgaatgtcgcgggttcgatCCCCGTACTGGCCAGTTACTTTTAGTGGCAAAACCCAACAAACTTGACGATTTGCTTCATTCATTTACAAGGAAACctaaaaacttgaaaactttAAGCATCAATCTACtttttttgtagaaaatttTGGCGCGAGATCAATCAGGTGCAAGATGGTGCCATTACGCAGTCTATTAAAACGCTACTGTTTTgaagcttttattttttatttaccttttagacttatattgtatttctcaaacacattttaaatatatttagaaGTTTACCTATATCTGGAAATTACTGATGCCTAAGCGTATGGCGAAATGAACACAactaatgcaaaataaaagaaaacaaatttgcaaGAAGCAATCAACTAGAGCCCTAACAAATAACGACAGCTTTGACAACCGAAGAGTTTCTTAAGTCTCATTTCTATTATTCTATATGTTACTTATTCATGTCCAAACATTTAGTCATTTTAGattctaaaaaaaagaccAGGTTCTTCAGTAAAGCATCCCTTAGAGGCTTGTCAATGTCATCGGATAATAAGAACTCGAATTTCATCATTTCGTGTTGATATTGTTCTAATATCGTCATAGTCGTTCTCGCCAGTTCTTCCTCTGCTTCTTCAGTAAGTCGGTACAATATCTCCGACAGCGGAACTATATTTTGACTGGAAACCGCCGTTGCGGACGCAATAGGCCGCCTGTCTAGAtggtaaataaaatgaatataaCACACACTCAACATACTTTCTACATCTCAACTTACACCACAACAACCATCATGGACCAGCATTACAGCGAACTATGTCAATCCTACTGTTGGTGTTTAGTCTAATACAGCATAATATAATTATTGTTAACACAAACAgaaatacataaataaatacttatcacctacgaccatccTACGACGCATGTGACTCGCAGACTCAAACGCATACACTCGGGAATTGACGCTGACATTCACCGCACAATGACAGCGCAATTGATCAGCGAACAGGCGGCACACAGTACTTACCATGACTCGAATTTGCACTTCCCACTGGGTCTTCGCGGACACGACACCTGGGGTTTTCCCCGGTCATGATACTCACGCTGTGGTTACGACCAATGTTTGAAAGTACGTCCAGGATCTGTTTAGCCAATAGCATTGTCGTTCTTCTTCACTCCTCTGCAGAGCGAGATGTTAATGCAACAACAACGAAACTAAACTAGAATAAAACTTTATCATGATTTACTTAGAACAGGAAATTTAAAAGTCAGGGTCTCGCAGCGTAGTAGACTGTACAACCTTTGTAAaatcaataaaca
Proteins encoded in this window:
- the LOC143446247 gene encoding uncharacterized protein LOC143446247 gives rise to the protein MLLAKQILDVLSNIGRNHSVSIMTGENPRCRVREDPVGSANSSHDRRPIASATAVSSQNIVPLSEILYRLTEEAEEELARTTMTILEQYQHEMMKFEFLLSDDIDKPLRDALLKNLVFFLESKMTKCLDMNK